Proteins encoded within one genomic window of Siniperca chuatsi isolate FFG_IHB_CAS linkage group LG4, ASM2008510v1, whole genome shotgun sequence:
- the psmd7 gene encoding 26S proteasome non-ATPase regulatory subunit 7 — protein MPELAVENVVVHPLVLLSVVDHFNRIGKVGNQKRVVGVLLGSWHKKVLDVSNSFAVPFDEDDRDDSVWFLDHDYLENMYGMFKKVNARERIVGWYHTGPKLHKNDIAINELIKQYCTNSVLVIIDVKPKDLGLPTEAYISVEEIHDDGTPTSKTFEHVTSEIGAEEAEEVGVEHLLRDIKDTTVGTLSQRITNQVHGLKGLNSKLLDIRSYLERVTAGKLPINHQIIYQLQDVFNLLPDVNLLEFTKAFYLKTNDQMLVVYLASLIRSVVALHNLINNKISNRDAEKKEGQEKEEGKKEKKDDKEKKDEKDKDKEKEKADGAKKDEKKKK, from the exons ATGCCGGAGTTAGCGGTGGAAAATGTGGTCGTTCATCCCCTGGTGTTGCTCAGCGTGGTTGATCATTTTAACAG GATAGGAAAAGTTGGCAATCAGAAACGAGTGGTTGGTGTCCTTCTGGGATCATGGCACAAAAAAGTTCTTGATGTCTCAAATAGTTTTGCAG TGCCATTTGACGAGGATGACAGGGATGACTCAGTGTGGTTCCTGGATCATGACTACTTGGAGAACATGTATGGCATGTTCAAGAAAGTTAATG CCAGAGAAAGAATAGTCGGATGGTACCACACAGGACCCAAGTTACATAAGAATGACATTGCCATTAATGAGCTCATCAAGCAGTACTGCACCAACTCA GTGTTAGTCATTATAGATGTGAAGCCCAAAGATCTTGGTCTTCCTACAGAAGCATACATCTCTGTGGAGGAAATACATGAT GATGGCACTCCAACATCCAAGACATTTGAACACGTCACCAGTGAGATTGGAGCTGAAGAAGCAGAGGAAGTGGGTGTGGAGCACCTGCTCAG AGATATCAAGGATACCACAGTGGGCACTCTGTCGCAACGGATCACAAATCAGGTTCACGGCCTTAAGGGACTCAATTCAAAGCTGTTGGACATCCGCTCTTACCTGGAGAGAGTGACAGCAGGCAAACTTCCCATCAACCACCAGATCATCTACCAGCTGCAGGATGTCTTCAACTTGCTGCCAGATGTAAATCTACTG GAGTTCACAAAAGCCTTCTACCTTAAGACAAATGACCAGATGCTGGTGGTCTACCTGGCCTCGCTCATACGCTCTGTGGTGGCTCTGCACAACCTGATCAACAACAAGATTTCCAACCGAGACGCAGAAAAGAAGGAAGgtcaggagaaggaggaaggcaagaaagagaagaaagatgacaaagagaaaaaagatgagAAGGACAAAgacaaggagaaggagaaagcgGACGGTGCCAAGAaagatgagaagaagaaaaaatga
- the LOC122875019 gene encoding dynein light chain roadblock-type 2 isoform X2, whose amino-acid sequence MTATLHFRLRLTSFRFSWQQRDAERRQKSCRRQPFTDKMAEVEETLKRIEAHKGVIGTIVVNAEGIPIRTTLDNSTTVQYAGLLRQLTMKARSTVRDIDPQNDLTFLRIRSKKHEILVAPENDFLLIVIQNPCE is encoded by the exons ATGACGGCTACGCTACACTTCCGTTTGCGCCTGACGTCTTTCCGTTTCTCTTGGCAACAGAGAGACGCGGAGCGAAGGCAGAAGAGTTGTCGCAGACAGCCGTTCACAGACAAAATG GCTGAAGTTGAGGAAACACTGAAGAGGATCGAAGCCCATAAAGGTGTGATTGGAACAATAGTTGTCAATGCAGAAG GTATTCCCATCAGAACAACTTTAGATAACTCCACTACGGTTCAGTATGCAGGACTTCTTCGCCAGCTCACGATGAAGGCCAGGAGCACAGTGAGGGATATTGACCCTCAGAATGACCTCACCTTCCTCCGCATCCGCTCCAAGAAACATGAGATCTTGGTTGCACCAG AGAATGACTTTCTGCTGATAGTCATCCAGAACCCATGTGAATAG
- the hprt1l gene encoding hypoxanthine phosphoribosyltransferase 1, like: protein MASYLQIADDEKGHELDLFCVPRHYENDLDKVIIPHGLIMDRTERLARDIIRDMGGHHIVALCVLKGGYKFFADLLDYIKALNQNSDKSVPLTVDFIRVKSYCNDKSTNSVKVIGGDELSNLSGKNVLIVEDIVETGKTMQTLLSLLSECNPKMVKVVSLLVKRTPRSSGYRPDYIGFEVPDAFLVGYALDYNEYFRDLSHICILNDQAKEKYKV, encoded by the exons ATGGCGTCGTATCTGCAG ATCGCTGATGATGAGAAAGGCCATGAGCTGGACCTTTTCTGTGTCCCCAGACATTATGAGAACGATTTGGACAAGGTGATCATCCCCCATGGACTCATCATGGACAG AACAGAGCGTCTAGCCCGCGACATAATCCGGGACATGGGGGGACACCACATCGTAGCTCTTTGTGTGCTAAAAGGGGGCTACAAGTTCTTCGCAGACCTCCTGGACTACATTAAAGCACTGAACCAGAACAGTGATAAATCAGTCCCGCTGACAGTGGATTTCATTAGGGTGAAGAGCTACTGT AATGACAAGTCAACAAACAGTGTCAAAGTCATAGGAGGGGATGAGCTGTCCAATCTCTCAGGCAAG aatgTTTTGATTGTTGAG GATATTGTGGAGACAGGAAAGACGATGCAGACGCTACTTTCCCTGCTGAGTGAATGTAACCCCAAGATGGTTAAAGTTGTAAG CCTTCTGGTGAAGAGGACCCCAAGGAGTTCAGGGTACAGACCAGACT aCATTGGTTTTGAGGTGCCAGATGCCTTTCTGGTGGGTTACGCTTTGGACTACAATGAGTACTTCAGAGATCTCAGT CACATCTGTATACTGAATGAtcaagccaaggagaagtacaaaGTGTGA
- the LOC122875019 gene encoding dynein light chain roadblock-type 2 isoform X1: MTATLHFRLRLTSFRFSWQQRDAERRQKSCRRQPFTDKMAEVEETLKRIEAHKGVIGTIVVNAEGEPKSTTVFSDMFTTQSDCKGYSFIFSGIPIRTTLDNSTTVQYAGLLRQLTMKARSTVRDIDPQNDLTFLRIRSKKHEILVAPENDFLLIVIQNPCE, translated from the exons ATGACGGCTACGCTACACTTCCGTTTGCGCCTGACGTCTTTCCGTTTCTCTTGGCAACAGAGAGACGCGGAGCGAAGGCAGAAGAGTTGTCGCAGACAGCCGTTCACAGACAAAATG GCTGAAGTTGAGGAAACACTGAAGAGGATCGAAGCCCATAAAGGTGTGATTGGAACAATAGTTGTCAATGCAGAAGGTGAGCCAAAAAGCACAACAGTTTTCTCAGATATGTTTACAACACAGTCTGACTGTAAAGGTTACAGTTTTATCTTTTCAGGTATTCCCATCAGAACAACTTTAGATAACTCCACTACGGTTCAGTATGCAGGACTTCTTCGCCAGCTCACGATGAAGGCCAGGAGCACAGTGAGGGATATTGACCCTCAGAATGACCTCACCTTCCTCCGCATCCGCTCCAAGAAACATGAGATCTTGGTTGCACCAG AGAATGACTTTCTGCTGATAGTCATCCAGAACCCATGTGAATAG